In Helicobacter ibis, a genomic segment contains:
- the atpG gene encoding ATP synthase F1 subunit gamma: MGNNLKDIRKQISSVLNTQKTTRAMKLVSTSKLKKADEMARRSKVYANKIVSVLGEIKAMASKTDSIQDNPYFANSGSETSAFVDILMVTADKGLCGGFNINTIKEVNRLIAEHKTKNLKVRLRVIGKKAIEYFKFNEIEILDSVVGLSASPDYQKASEFINKAVEDYLNGVTSKIILVHNGFKNMISQEMKVTQILPIQDISELEMDSTLEVEPNEQENEILNQLANKYVEFSMYYALVDSLAAEHSARMQAMDAATNNAGELAKSLTVAYNKARQEAITTELVEINTGVESMK; this comes from the coding sequence ATGGGAAATAACCTAAAGGATATTAGAAAACAAATATCGAGTGTTCTAAATACACAAAAGACAACTCGTGCTATGAAGTTGGTATCAACTTCTAAGCTAAAAAAAGCAGATGAAATGGCTAGGCGTTCGAAAGTTTATGCTAACAAGATCGTAAGCGTATTGGGTGAGATTAAGGCCATGGCTTCTAAGACAGATAGCATTCAGGATAATCCTTATTTTGCTAATAGCGGTAGCGAAACGAGTGCATTTGTTGATATATTGATGGTAACTGCTGACAAGGGATTGTGTGGTGGATTTAATATTAACACTATCAAAGAAGTTAATAGACTAATTGCAGAGCATAAAACTAAGAATCTGAAAGTTCGTTTGCGTGTAATAGGAAAAAAGGCGATTGAATATTTTAAGTTTAATGAAATAGAAATTTTAGATAGCGTTGTTGGATTAAGTGCTTCACCTGATTATCAAAAGGCTTCAGAATTTATCAACAAAGCTGTTGAGGATTATTTAAATGGTGTAACTTCAAAGATAATTCTTGTGCATAATGGATTTAAGAATATGATATCACAAGAAATGAAAGTAACACAGATATTGCCAATACAAGATATCAGCGAGTTGGAAATGGATAGCACCTTAGAGGTTGAGCCAAATGAGCAGGAAAATGAGATTCTAAATCAACTTGCTAATAAATATGTGGAATTTAGTATGTATTATGCTTTAGTTGATTCTTTAGCAGCAGAACATAGTGCTAGAATGCAGGCTATGGACGCAGCTACAAATAATGCAGGAGAGTTAGCAAAAAGTTTAACAGTTGCATACAATAAGGCTAGACAAGAAGCTATTACAACGGAGTTAGTTGAAATTAATACTGGCGTAGAGTCAATGAAATAA